The nucleotide window TGGCGTGGCCCAGGTTGGCCACCCCGTAGCCCCCCACGCAGTCAATGTACTCGTTGCCCTCGGCATCCCAGACCCTAGCCCCCTGCCCTCGCACCAAAAGCAGGTCGTGCTTGGTGTAGACGCCGGTGTCCAGGGCTTTTTCCGCCTCGAGGAGGGTGCGCCAGTCTTCGTAGACCTCCTTAACCATATGCTCGCCTCCAAAAGAAAAGCCCCCGGGCAGGCCCGGGAAGCCAGGCTTCCCAGGCCCATTAGGTTTTGCCCCAGGCGGCCATCTCCCCTTCAGGGTAGGGGGATGGGGGCCTCCTGTCAACGGATAGACTGGGAGGGTGCTGGCCTATGTGGGCTTGGGCTCCAACCTGGGGGACCGGGCAGGCTACCTGCTAAAGGCCCTTTCCCTCCTTTCCCGCCTGGAGAAAACCCGTCTCCTTCGCCTTTCCCCCGTGTACGAAACCGAGCCCGTGGGCCCGCCCCAGCCCCTTTACCTGAACCTGGTGGCGGAGGTGGACACGGAGCTTTCCCCCAGGGCTTTTCTGGAGGGCCTCTTGACGGTGGAGCAGAGCCTGGGGCGGGAGCGGAAAGAGCCTTGGGGGCCAAGGACCATTGACCTGGACCTTCTTCTATACGGGGACCTGGTCTTGCAGGAGGAGGGCCTCGAGGTGCCCCACCCCAGGCTTCACCAGCGGGCCTTTGTCCTGGTGCCTCTGGCCGACCTTATTCCTGAGGGGCGGCACCCCGTGCTTAAACGCACCTTTGCCGAGCTCCTGGCCCCCTTGGACCGGAAGGGGGTGCGCCCCTTTGTGCTATAGTGGGGGCATCGCGGATCACCGCCGCGCAAAGGGAGAAGGAAAGTG belongs to Thermus albus and includes:
- the folK gene encoding 2-amino-4-hydroxy-6-hydroxymethyldihydropteridine diphosphokinase, which encodes MLAYVGLGSNLGDRAGYLLKALSLLSRLEKTRLLRLSPVYETEPVGPPQPLYLNLVAEVDTELSPRAFLEGLLTVEQSLGRERKEPWGPRTIDLDLLLYGDLVLQEEGLEVPHPRLHQRAFVLVPLADLIPEGRHPVLKRTFAELLAPLDRKGVRPFVL